ATGTGAGCAGATGTATGAATTGTGCTGAAAATGCGCTGGTAGAAGTGTAGGGCTTGTGTGAAATGCTGAAGTTTCTGTCCTCCGTCAGAGCTCTTGATTCTGGAGGAGTATAATAACAGCATGCGGTATGAAGAGCAGTATATAAACTCAGTTTTGGAGGGAATGGAGGCGTCTGGACAGATCATATGCCCCGTATGCCACGCGTAAGTGTTCGCCGTAAACCATCACCTGCTAAACCCATCCTTATTAATTATGTTTAGAATGTTTTTCTCTGTATCTGCAGGAATAATCTGACGGTCAACAGTCATTTTACATCATGTCCATGTGGTCTTTATGTCAACACGATTGTAAGTAATTGCACAGCACCTTCCTCCGTTATATAGACACTGTGTATAATAAATCCATTATTTGACTGGTATGGGTGGAGTATAATATAGTGAAACAGCTTACTGTTTAGTGATAccattgacctttttttttttttttttttttttttaaattaattttaaattacgtctaatcaaaaattacgtctaatcaaattattaaattgttacagttttatgaatttaattattaacttttttacagTTATAGGGCTTTATTATCATTCTggatttaaaatttaatacaaatttattaccaaaaacagtgttattcaaatgaagacataaaacattaacaacttatttaatctattaaaatgtatttaaatgaaaaatgtacaatttgaaaaaactttttttttttcttcttttttttttaatttaaagtcacacttttttttttcctttttagtcattttacattttttagctatataaacaatctttaaacaaaataaaaaaaaaaattaatttctttgccaactaaactaaataaaaaaaaaaattcatacatgcattctttttttttttttttttttttttttttttttttttttaaaatcaatgtatttttctttatggTTGTACCATACTCAGTAAAGCGGTTTAATATGAGCATCTTCTCTCATGTCTCCATCGCAGGGTAGGAACGTTACAGCCGAGGTTTTGCAGAATCTACTAGAAGAACGTATGACGGAGCACATGGAGGACTGTCTTCACAACCCCAGCTTCTCCATGGCCTTCAACACCGACGGATCACCAAACCTCATGATCAGCTGCAAGGTGCTCGCACGGGTTACGTTCAGGTCACAGAGCTGGTTTGTGTATCTTGATGATGATTGTTTATGCATGTTTGTTGTTTGCAGGTGTGTGACTATCTGTCTGTCGTCCTGTGAGCCCTTCATCCACACTGCAGAGAGTCTGAtggatgttttaaatgttgtgaATATTATTTCTGAGAAATAAAGAGTTATTTTTAGCCTTAGATTCACTACCCTTATTTGAGAGTCATCATGTAAAATGACAGAACTGTCTGATCGAGAGTCTGCTAtccagtgttttgtgttttaaatgcgCACAGCCATTTATTTTATCCATAAGCTGTTCTAGACACAATCTCACAAAGCTGGTCAAGAACATGCTCTGGTCATTTCACATCgaaataatcagaaataaagcatatttttagcaatatcatGGTTTTTACATTAAGCActtcaaaatctaatttttgcTTAAATGAAACTTTTGTAAGTGAAATGAAGAGTGTCTCATGGTGGTGGTTCAGTTGTATTTTGATTTTACACTAactaaaataaagagaaaatattGCAGTAATCTTCATTGAGAATATCCATCCATGTGTGTGtaccttggatgggttaaatgcagagcacgaattctgagtatgggtcaccatacttgactgtcacgtcactttaattttttcaacttttttttttaatggatctgTCTGTAGTGAAGTGTTATTAATGcaccattaaaaaataactgttttcaaaccACTTTGACAAACACTTATGTCATAGTTTAGTCAAACAGTCCTTTCTGTTTCATGCCAATTTAaagtgtcacttttttttttaagaagtcaaatcgattcattaaattgaaatgcataaaaaaaaaattaacataatggacaatcattttttttttttgttttgtttttttgccaacaTATACTGACATCTAGACAATCAGCCCAATATTTCctctcaattttatttttttcatgaatgctCAGTTCACATTCTTGGTTCCTGTAAACCCCTGCAGTGACATCTGAAACATAACCGGTGTGCACATAACTTGAAAAcatgatataaaattaaatacaaaactctTTTGCCTTCATCTTGTCATCACATCAGACCACATGAGCCAGACGTATCACATGTTTGTGATAAATCTAGACACAGATTATTTGGATTTGACGAAAGTGCTGAGATCTTCCAGGAACTTGATGTACTCCTGATGCTCGAGGGCCGTGCTCAACTCCGTCAGCTCGTCTGCAAACGTGTTGTCAACGCCGCGGTCAGCCAGGAAGTCCATCAGATGGTCATACAGGGCCTAGAGAGTCAGAGAGGTCACAGTTCTGTATTTTTTAGAGGCCTACGCTTTTATTTCttcaccatttaaattttttctgggttctttttttttatcatttatacaaaataaaatttaatctataaaattcaaaaaagaaaaaaaaacatatcagaatcagaatcagaaagagctttattgccaagtatgcttgcgcatacaaggaatttgttttaggtgacataagcttccagtacacaaaagacaacaaacacacagtcaaaaaaataaaaaccctttgcagataaataagtgtataaacaattgtgctataaatgataatggaatggatggaattttaattgtattgttttaattttaacagtttaatttaattttaataattataaagcatttctaattaattaaattaactaaataaaattaataaaaattttaaaatgtattgcctTTTTTACAATAATGAAGGTCTATGAAATATTTCCAAAAtcccttttttccccattttaatttttctggattccaatTTACTGGTTACATtcaattttagtaatcaaaataATCTAATTATCTGAAATACTCAAAGAGATACAATTTAACACCCATTTATTAAAAGtcttacaaaaattaaatttttaaggtaatacatttaattatttatttttaaataactctgtatttagttttaatattttaactacattttaaaaaattaaaaagcaagtctatgaagtatttaatattttttctgaaatccTGCGTCACTATAGATAAAggtggttatcaaatgaaggcgtAAGAGATTAAGAATTTATAGTTGTAGATTGCATAGTTTcctttttttactgttaaataaaaaattaaaaaaaggaaaattgtgaTGTTCCTAAAAATAGAAGTTTTAAGTGACTTGGAGAATTACAGTCTTCTGGGCAACTACAGTATATTTCTGCCAGAATTTCTTCAAGTTGACATGTTGTAGTGAAGACCTTtgagtttcagtgtttcagtgacAGTATTTATGAAATGAAACGGTGAAATGCTCATGAAGCGAGTCTCACCCAGTCCAGAGAGTCTGTGTTGAGCGTGTAACTGGTTTCCTTCCACTCGGTGTCTCCCTCCGGCTGGAAGCTGACCTCACGGATGGTGAAGATGTCGCTCTCCTCCTCACCCTCGGCGTGACCGGTCTGCTCGGAGACAAGGAGCTTTGGATATGACATCCAGTCAGTTTTCACTCTGCATGCTCTTTATGACATCTGCACCAATCTAAAAACACAACAACCCACCTCATCCTCGGGGAAATGACAGTCAAACACTAGCGAAGACTTTGCTCCTGGTTTGGTCACTTCAACCACAAAATTAGGTGTAGAGACAATCTCAGgctagagaaaagaaaaaaaatagcacttttaataatgcatttatgactCTGTTGAACTTGTGATttcatgtatttgatcaaatcttGTTTCACAATTGTAACTGCATGCGAACGGTTTATCCTGATTTCATATTCCATGATATAATAAGCCGGTGTTGCTTGTACAGTATGAATGCATTGCTCGACCTCGTCCTCCGGACTCTTCTGCGTGTGCTCAGGATCCTCCTCCAGCTGCGGCGGGATGCTGTTGTTCACGTTGAATGTGATGGTGACTCTGCCAAACACAATCCCGCAGGAGGGGGACAAATATGAGCACGTTGTGAATTTGCTCAGTGCATTTATTAATAAGCATTTGCATGTGCATGCCTTGAATGCAGTGCGACCGAATAAAACATCCGCAAAATCTGAACAGAATTGTTTTCTAAAGCAGTAAGGCATGCGTGCGTGATTATTAAGAGCAGGATTCTGATGAAACACACGATCCGTACTTCTCTCCGGACAGCGAGCGGATGAGTTTGGCCTCTGTGCCGTTGAGCTCGAGCTCCCAGCCGCCGGACATTTTAGGAAGACCCTTGTTCTTCTGgatcttcttttcttctttgatTTCATCAGTGAGAAACTCTGCAAACGCTTTATCACCTGAAGAAGACAGACAGAATGAATTAAACACTGCATGCGTGCTCTACCACCAACACTAGTGAACTCGAGGTCACGTGTTCGACTGAAAACACCCGATAATGCAGGACAGGACATCTGCTGCAATATAATAACATACTCGAATTAACATTGCAGCATTTTATTAATTCTTTCAATTAGGTTTTtatcttccatttttatttaaatttatcagTCAGAATTtaagtttggtgtttttttgttgttttgttatttcataaatcacttttatttattttattcattcacttttaatccattagtatatatataataattaaactaaattaaaacgtTTCGGTAGCAAcaagcagaaataaaaataagcttaagcctttttttttaaataactgaaactacTTTTTAGTTAGTGTCTATCTTTGTGTTTTACCTTTACTATGGTACTTTTTAGATAGAATCTATACCTTTACCGTGGTACTTTTAGGTTAGTTTCTATACCTTTACCATAAAAATGACCTTTACTGTGGTACTTTTTAGCTAACGTCTTTACCTTCAccatggtgttttttttagtagttaGTGTCTGTACTcttaccatggtactttttagTTAGTTTCCATACAAAATACCTTTACTATGGTACTTTTTGGTTAACGTGTATACctttaccatggtactttttagATAGGGTTTGCACTTTTACCATAAAACACGTTTAGCGTGGTAGTTTTTAGTGTGAGTGTGGCGCAGCGTTACCCTCGGTGTGCAGACTCCGGCAGCCGCAGGACAGTGTGGGCAGAGCCCGCGCCGCTGTGAGCAGCCTCGGCCTGGATGCTGCCGCCGCTCCGCTGTGGCTCAGGCTCCAGACGGATCTGGGGAAGGCTCTGCTGGCGGCGGGAGCGGACGGCACGGAGCTGGAGAGCCGGGCTGCGAGCTGAACCGCGCGGCTCACAGACTTCAGCATGACGGCGGATATGTTCGTTTGAGCTCAGAGCGCGGATcacactgactgacacacacGTGGGGAAGGAAGGACACCGTGACCTCAGCACTCTACACCGGAAGCGCTCAGGAGCGGAAATGAGTTAAAAGTCCTGCACGCTGTCAACAACATAAAGAAACAGTGGAGCatgtaatatataattctaaaaggtatgatgatgaagaagaaagaaaggaattaatatcatatttaaacaaaaatgtcagGTAAATAAGGATTTGGAATATTTATTAGAATATGATTTTAATGGAGATAcaggatattaataaaatacatatataacgTTATATATATACTACTGGGTTAAGAGAAAGGATTTAAATATAGAATGCGGATGCTTTGTTCTATTCTGGATCTTTAGGAGACCGTGGGTTAAGTCTGGaatatttgtgtgtatacatgtgtAAGGATAGTAAAAGaagaaatttattataaataaaccgTGACTGCGTAGCAGCAACAGTAGGTGGCGATGTGCACACTGGACGCAACGCGCCAAaatacagaagaagaagaagaacgacaaCATAAATCACATAAACACGTGGTTCCAATTATTAAAACGTTATGTTCTGTTTGTCTGCTTGTTGATCAGTTATGCAGCTTTGTGGAGTTTGTAGCGAGCATGTTCCTAAATACAGATGTCCGTCCTGCAGGATCAGATAGTGAGTCATAACTAACAGTTTATACCATAAATACCTTCATCAGCGCGCTTTCGcttttggaaaaagaaaatacTGATCAAATAACACATTTCTTTTCCTTCTAGTTGTTCGGTGAGTTGCTTTAAAAGACACAAAGATGATGGTAAGTATCTACTTATAAGTGTCCAATATTATATCGACCATAATTTAGattaatagattacatttaaaatttactattggcatttatccaaagcgattcaTTGTTGACACTTTATCATTTCATAcattctctgggaatcgaacccgTGACCTTTTTGTACTTAAAAGACactatttttgttgattttgatattaatttattttaagaattctCTTTTGTAtaatcaagcctgcatttatttgatcaaatatatatatacagtacaggtcaaaagtttggaaacattactatttttaatgtttttgaaagaagtctcttttgctcatcaagcctgcatttatttgatcagaaatacagaaaagaaaacagtaatattgtgaaatattattacaatttaaaataatggttttctatttgaatacactttaaaatataatttattcttgtgatcaaagctgaatttccagcatcattactccagccttcagtgtcacatgtaacatcaagtctatcacatgatcatttagaaatcattctaatatgctgatttattatgagtgttggaaacagttctgctgtctaatatatttgatgaataaaaggttaaaaagaactgcatttattcaaaaaaaaaaatcaatttaacacatccttgctgaataaaagcattgattttatttttaaaaaaaagaaagaaaaattactgaccccaaattactgaccagtagcgtatattgttattacaaaatatttatattttttaaaaaaaacatagcttctttatttttctttttttttactttttattcatcaaagtatcctaaaaaagtatcacatgttctgaaaaaatattaagcagcagaactgtttccaactttgataaatgaatcatcatattagaatgatttctaaaggatcatgtgataatgatcctaaaaattcagctttgcatcacagaaataaatgataatttaaagtataataaatttaaaaacaattattttaagttgtaataatatatcacaatgttaaatttttttctccaaacttgatcaaataaatgcaggcttgatgagcagaagaaacttctttcaaaaacattaaaaatagtaatgtttccaaacgtttggtcagttctgtgtatatataattgaatattataatacctattattgtattgatttattttattattactcatttaaatattattattattattattattattattattattctctgggaatcgaacccgAGACCTTTTTGTACTTAAAAAacactattattgttgtttttgatattaatttattgtgtgtgtgtgtgtgtatatgtgtgtgtatatatatatatgtatataattgaatattataatacctattattgtattaatttattttagtattacctatttgaatattattattattattctctggGAATCTAACCCATGACCTTCCGTTGTTTGCAACACATTATGCTGTttgtacttaaaatatattattattgttgttgtttttgatattaatttattttgtatagatttatatatatgtgtgtgtgtgtgtgtgtatatatatatatatatatgcgcatgTATATATaggttattataatataattgaatattataatacctttattaatgtatttgtttattttattactaatttaaatattattattattattattattattattatagctacCGGACTGTCCTGAGCACCAAGCCAAAAATCAGtcaaaaacaaactattaaaagcattatttttcctTCCTCTCATAGATTCATGTCATCCGGTTAAAGAATCAGATCCAGCCTCCAGCAGCTCAACACCGGTCACCagcggtgagtaaatgatcacgtAACACATTTAATGCTTTATAGGTGATCAAGAGAACTTTCCTGTGATCTGTAGATGATTATTTTGAACAGAAAGTGAagtgaaataaatgtttgatttcagCCGAACAGCCGTGGACTGTAGAGGATCTTCTTGATGAAGACAGTCAGACTGACAAGGTGCCACTACAGAAACTTCAGCAGCTGGGTATGAATCGACAAACACTCTGTTCACACGatctgtgatgctgtgtttgtgaGAGCAGTTACAGATGGTTTTCATTCACAGGTGGTTCAGAGGCGCTGAAGGGTCTGCTGAGGAATCCTCATCTCCGGCGGTTAATGATGTCCGTGGACTCGGCTGAAGATAAAGCCAGAGCCATGAAAGACGCCATGCAGGAGCCGCTGTTCGTGGAGTTTGCTGATCAGTGCTTAAAAATTATTGAACCGACAGAAACAGAGaatgacgacgatgatgatgaaTTCTGATCAGACGGAACTGTCACGTGTGGACCGATTCCTAACAGAATTGcatcaaaattttacaaaaatgttgatGTAATGATGTAAAAGTTGTATTACACCGATGTCTATTGAATGCGAACAatgtaatgcaatgcaaaaattataatttgctgacaatgtcctcaccctcaggccaatccaagatgtagatgagtttgtttctttaattagatttggagaaatgtagcattgcatcagtgtctcatcaatggatgctctgcagtgaatgggtgccgtcagaatgagagtccaaacagctgataaaaacatcacaataatccacaagtaatccactagCTTCCTCTAGTAAAAAgtggtcttgtctgaatcaggagagaaatctgcacagatcaagcaccatttacaaccCGAAACAGCTCTAGACAAATGTGcattgattttgatgtgagagacaacagaagagtttttcactgaaggaaatgttattattatgGACTCACCAAAagtgatggtttgaagttaaaaaaccatcttaatgatggatttgtttcagcttctgtcttctccagatgttaactgatggagtgctgtggattattgtgatgtttttatcagctgtttagactcccattctgacggcacccattcactgcagagcatccgttgctgagacactgatgcaatgctacatttctccaaatctgatgaagcaAAGTGATCTACATCTTGGAATACCTGAGGGtgaggtcattttcatttttatggtaAACTATTGTTTTCAGAGTCAATCTTCGGAGTAATGACAGCATTCACACAACAGTTTGTTCTTCAGAGATACTGAGAAACTGtatataaaacttatatttatacCTGAAAAATTAACTTTTACAATAAAATTGCTCTCAAGCTTCCTAGCATTTAGTGTTCCAAGTTATTTTTGTTGATAGTGCATGTTTTCTCAACATATTGCTGAGCCTTTGTGTTGTCACAGACACAGCAGTCAGTAATTAATTACATGgattttataattcatatacaaaaaaaaaagacaccaaaaacAGAAGACGCCTGTAATAATCTTTAGTGGCATTATCGAAGCTTGACATGGTGTTTGACTGGTTTGTTCAAGTAGTACTGtgttgtactaaaaaaaaaaaacctgtttacaaGTCACACATTTTGCCGATTAATGCCCTGAGATTATAAATATACAGAGATGTTGattatttgtggttataaaagAAGTTTATGCATgcaattaaatgtttcaaaaccaaaaacacatgATCTAAGAAGGAATGCTGGGCTGTGCCTGTGAGCAGTTGGtgtttgaaaatacatttcagtcTAAAACAGCAAAAAGTACAAAATCTTGACAAAATGAGTTCGGATACATATGCAAAAAGTATATTAATTCAGTTTGCTTTGGTAAGAGCATCAACAGCAGTGCTGAAACAATGGCTTCTCCCAGTACTGTTTGTGCAatgaatatagtaaaaaaaaaagatgccaagAAAAGTGTACAAAACTTGTAAAAATATCATGAATACTATATTCTCCAGTATCTCCCTCAGTTATCATTATAACTTAATAATATCATCAACGTTTTAAAGCCTGTTATCAGTTTGTAACAGATacaaaacagaaatcaaatgtgatgttttaaaaatacctgATTTTGGTATATATTAGCAGCACATcatgaataaaaactgaaatctTATCTATAATTATCACTTTCAAGCTGTGCAAGAAACAGTATTTAAATTAGGACAGATCATGCttttataaagtaatattataatacGCTTTACAGTATATACTGATTGAACGAAGGAGAATTAAAAGGCACTTGTGCTTTATGCTGAAACCTGAGAGAGTAAATACAACCTAAACACTGAGTTGGCACTAACAATAAGGCAGCAAGGCTAAATGTTTAATATCACTTAATGTAGTGTATTTCAAAGGTGCACTGATTGCATGAAATCTCAGGTTCTCTCCAGCAGGATCTGGTTGAATCCGGTCACCACGTCTGTCTTGTGCACTGGGTGCATGTCAGCGTAGAGCAGCGGAGACCTCTGAAGATGCATCTTAATGGAGCCCTGTCAAAACAAACAGTTACACAGCAGTTAAAGCAATGTTTCAAGTTGTTCTCGGATTAATGTGAGCATAAAAGCATGATTCACTAAAGAAAAACAGTCTTTATAATCTCACATAAATgtgtcagggttattatagctaactaaaaccataaacatttttgttactttttgtttttacacattatttcatactttttgtactttaacttacttttattttttttatttctttattttgtactgttttgcCTTGAAAACTATCAGAAATAAAATCCTTAAGTAAATACTTAAAggactaaaatcactaaaattaataaataaattaataaaaactttacagagatataaaaaaaaaaaaactaataaaaatgaccaaaacttaATGACAAACTTTGACCAAAATTAAACTGAAAgcataagaaaatataaaaaaattaattcaacatattaaaaaaaaaaaaactataagagtttttaaataatactaaaataatacagcTCTAAAGCAAACTTCACAGTGTCTACTAAACCCAttatttaaaaccattatttttagtaataaattaaaaaaataaagctaacatAATAGAACAAATATTACAAACTTAAATGAACATTAGAAATATTACTGCTGCAACAAacttaagtttaagtactaaaactatttagaaataagcctaaatataaatataaagaaaaatacaaaagcacattacaaatgactacaaataaaattaaatacaatagtatataaataatacttttcacAAAAAGTTTCATAATACAGGTTCCTTGCActtattcaccaaaaaaaatccacattaaaatgtaataattttatctaCCTCAGGGTAAAAGTGGTTagattatgttatataatataagcTACTATATAAGCTATATAAGCTACTACCTATatataagctactactaaatattgtagaaacttaattttctgtaaagttgctttgtaatgatttgtatcgtaaaaagcgctatacaaataaacttgaattgaattgaattgaattatataaatctataaaaatatttttacggtaataaagctaaaaataaagataaaatataatataaatattagatgaaaaacaaacttaaaacaactaaattaggcaactaaattaaattaataagtttaagttgaaccactaaaatttctaaaactaatatataaataaaaagtctgatttttttaatataaaaaattacaattataaatgacaaaagcacacaacaacaaaattactaaaacttaaacttgaaagctgaaattaaaatgaaaactgaaaatataaaaataaattcaatattaataaataatttaaaaagtatataaatgattCTAAAACAATTGACAACATGAGTGTAAGCTGTATTTCTCCTGGAATAATTCATGGTCACTCAAGATAGCGTGTGTTTGAAGCGTGTCTTACCCGCGGGCTGAGCTCTGATAGACGCCACACCTGGTCAAACTGGTTGGTCTTTACTTTGTATCCGCCGAGTCTGAATGGGCTCTTCAGACACGCCATCATGGACATGATCCGCTGGAAACCCGTGGCTGTTAGAGAGACAGTGACGCTGGGAGCAGAGGCCATGGCCAGACCGATGGGCCAACCTCTGACCAGCACAGGCTCCTGGATGCTGGAGAGCTGCACGGAGCCTCTCTCCTTCAGCAGAGGGTCCAGCTTCGGCAGCACGTACGATGCTTCATTCTCCATGAAATCCTCAGCATCATCCAGCTCTGCCTCTGCTAACGCATCCATCCACGCCTGTCGAGGAGGAACGCAGAACGATAAGAAAACGGCACAAAACATGTAGAGCTGAAGCGAAATCAATCAACATTTAAGTCAGCAGGAAATGCTGTTTATAACCTATTTTAtgacatttctaaatgaaaaaggaaataataaaacaaaacacaaacatttcacaatttcatttgATAAAggatataaaataaacagaaactcaaaggtctttcctacaaaacagcaaaataaaaattcagtttgggAAAAttttcacaggaatatattaataTCGTACagtaatgacaataataataataataataataataataattcctttttGTTAAGgaatattacaaaattacaaaacattttaaaccgtGTGGCACTCAaagcttttcattaaaaattaatattatatagcgtaatgtacttctcaaagtaataataaacaatttatttaaatactttttaaggaatatcacacTATTTTTCGACCGAGTTTTAATTTAAACAGGAAAACTCTGTTGTGTAGCACTTTGTTAgtcactaaaaactaaaaagaactgttacattttcatttgattacattttaaaagattaatagaatagaaaaagaattatgtttgcattttatttctttccttCCCTTCCAAACACCTGCCTTCATCCCTGGTATGAAACGGTCTTCACAATCCAATCGATTCCCAAAAAGACAAAATCAACGTCTTGTACaacatctttatttataaaagataaaaatcagCACAATGCTTACCCTCCAGCGCCTCCATGTGGTTTGGATGATGATGCCAGCTTTGTGCCATTTCTTAATCTCTCTTCGACCAGCCAGGATCTCCCACCactgtgaaaaaacacacatagAGTTAAAAACACACTATTATATCTATATAGAAGCCGTTTTGTCTTGTGATTTTCAAACTCAGACGGATGCAGAAATGGAGTTGTGACTAAGCAGCATTTTACTGTGAACCGCAGCcgctctgagacactgaaaataCGGCAAACACAAGGCGCTGCGCACGTGTAAAGGAACCCAGTGCTTTTTGGTTTAACTTTTGATTCTTTCCTGCAGTTCCCGTACATCTCTGCGCATACTGTCACGATCTACACTCACACAATTATGTGTCAGCCATGAGTTGGCTTTGGAGTCTCTACTGATCTCAGTGAACACGTTGTTCGGCTCAGGTGAGATGCATTCCTGTTCTGTTATCTGATGATTAAGGGTCATCAGGAGGAAGTTGAGGCAGGTGTCTAGTACAGCTAGTGCGCACAGCATGATGTCTGCTGAGTTCAGCCCCGCAGAGTGTCAGAGAGAAAATGCACAATCACTGGTTAGTAT
The sequence above is drawn from the Cyprinus carpio isolate SPL01 chromosome B5, ASM1834038v1, whole genome shotgun sequence genome and encodes:
- the rpain gene encoding RPA-interacting protein, whose protein sequence is MDAVQRHRSMYKGTTPPWKETYRKRCVERLKNSRSRLLEKFRQMGEDSGGSKRSLLVQEVMEEEWSALQSSNQSLPSLWNGSGIRDVYAAQQEYDELSAFEEIQQELIAQELLILEEYNNSMRYEEQYINSVLEGMEASGQIICPVCHANNLTVNSHFTSCPCGLYVNTIGRNVTAEVLQNLLEERMTEHMEDCLHNPSFSMAFNTDGSPNLMISCKVCDYLSVVL
- the LOC109080121 gene encoding complement component 1 Q subcomponent-binding protein, mitochondrial isoform X1, encoding MLKSVSRAVQLAARLSSSVPSAPAASRAFPRSVWSLSHSGAAAASRPRLLTAARALPTLSCGCRSLHTEGDKAFAEFLTDEIKEEKKIQKNKGLPKMSGGWELELNGTEAKLIRSLSGEKVTITFNVNNSIPPQLEEDPEHTQKSPEDEPEIVSTPNFVVEVTKPGAKSSLVFDCHFPEDELLVSEQTGHAEGEEESDIFTIREVSFQPEGDTEWKETSYTLNTDSLDWALYDHLMDFLADRGVDNTFADELTELSTALEHQEYIKFLEDLSTFVKSK
- the LOC109080121 gene encoding complement component 1 Q subcomponent-binding protein, mitochondrial isoform X2; translation: MLKSVSRAVQLAARLSSSVPSAPAASRAFPRSVWSLSHSGAAAASRPRLLTAARALPTLSCGCRSLHTEGDKAFAEFLTDEIKEEKKIQKNKGLPKMSGGWELELNGTEAKLIRSLSGEKVTITFNVNNSIPPQLEEDPEHTQKSPEDEPEIVSTPNFVVEVTKPGAKSSLVFDCHFPEDETGHAEGEEESDIFTIREVSFQPEGDTEWKETSYTLNTDSLDWALYDHLMDFLADRGVDNTFADELTELSTALEHQEYIKFLEDLSTFVKSK
- the LOC122137318 gene encoding zinc finger HIT domain-containing protein 3-like isoform X1; protein product: MSVMQLCGVCSEHVPKYRCPSCRIRYCSVSCFKRHKDDDSCHPVKESDPASSSSTPVTSAEQPWTVEDLLDEDSQTDKVPLQKLQQLGGSEALKGLLRNPHLRRLMMSVDSAEDKARAMKDAMQEPLFVEFADQCLKIIEPTETENDDDDDEF
- the LOC122137318 gene encoding zinc finger HIT domain-containing protein 3-like isoform X2, which gives rise to MQLCGVCSEHVPKYRCPSCRIRYCSVSCFKRHKDDDSCHPVKESDPASSSSTPVTSAEQPWTVEDLLDEDSQTDKVPLQKLQQLGGSEALKGLLRNPHLRRLMMSVDSAEDKARAMKDAMQEPLFVEFADQCLKIIEPTETENDDDDDEF